The DNA window CACCCAATACTTTCTGCAGCTGTGCCGGATTATTCACTTCCCAGTTTTTCTGAGGCTCAAGCCGGATTCTAGCACCGTTGGCACCGCCGCGTTTGTCGCTTCCCCTGAATGTTGAAGCGGAAGCCCAGGCTGTGGAAACCAGTTCTGAAATGCTTAATCCGGAATTCAGGATTTTATCTTTCAGGGCTTTTATGTCAGAATCATCCACCAGCTCATGGTCTACAGCAGGAACCGGATCCTGCCAGATCAGCTCTTCCTGAGGAACATCCGGTCCCAAATACCGGGCACGCGGTCCCATATCCCTGTGCGTCAGCTTGAACCATGCCCTTGCAAAGGCATCGGCAAAAGCATCCGGGTTTTCATAAAAATGCCTTGAAATCTTTTCATATTCAGGGTCCATTCTTAATGAAAGGTCAGTGGTAAGCATGGTAGGCCTGTGTTTTTTAGAAGCGTCGAATGCATCAGGAATAATTTCCTCTGCATTCTTTGCCACCCACTGGTGCGCTCCTGCCGGGCTTTTCGTCAATTCCCAGTCGTGCTCGAAAAGATTTTTAAAGAAATAATTGCTCCACTGGGTAGGTGTTTCCGTCCAGGTCACTTCTAGTCCGCTGGTAATGGTATCCGGACCTTTCCCTGATTTATAAGTACTTTCCCATCCAAGTCCCTGTGATTCTATGCCGGCCGCTTCAGGCTCTTTTCCTACATGGTCTGCCGGTCCGGCACCATGGGTTTTCCCGAATGTGTGGCCGCCGGCAATCAGTGCTACGGTTTCTTCATCATTCATGGCCATACGACCGAAGGTATCACGGATATCTTTTGCGGCTGCAATCGGATCGGGATTTCCGTCCGGTCCTTCCGGGTTTACGTAGATCAGTCCCATCTGGACTGCAGCCAGGGGTTTCTCAAGATCTCTGGAATGGATTTTTCCATCAGCATCATCATCAGCTGAAAGGACACCGTGGTTTTCAACAACCCCTTCTGATCCGTGGGAATATCTTATGTCACCGCCCAGCCAGGTTTTTTCTTCTCCCCAGTATACATCCTGATCCGGTTCCCATACATCCGCCCGGCCGCCTGCAAATCCGAAGGTTTTAAAGCCCATGGATTCCAGTGCTACGTTTCCGGTAAGGATAAGAAGGTCAGCCCATGATATTTTTTTCCCGTATTTCTGTTTGATCGGCCATAACAGGCGTCTTGCTTTATCCAGGCTCACGTTATCCGGCCAGCTGTTCAGCGGAGCGAATCTCTGCTGTCCGGCTCCGGCGCCTCCCCTTCCGTCTCCTACACGGTACGTTCCGGCGCTGTGCCATGCCATACGGATGAACAGAGGGCCATAATGCCCGAAATCTGCCGGCCACCAGTCCTGAGAGTCGGTCATCAGTTCATGAAGGTCCTTTTTAACAGCCTCAAGATCGAGGATTTTAAAAGCTTCTGCATAATCAAAATCCTCATCCATCGGATTGGATTTTGATGAGTGTTGCCTTAGAATATCCACCCTAAGCTGATCCGGCCACCAGTCCCTGTTCTGGGTACCGCCGCCGGCTACATTTTCCTGTTTCATGGCCCCGTTATGAAACGGGCATTTGCTGATGTCATTTAAATCTTTTCCTTCCATTATAGTTCTTGTTTATGTTATTCAGATATTATTATTGATGTTACAAACATACTCCAGTTTAGCCATAAATACAATCTATTAATTTTAATCTCTACAATAGTGAAAAACTATAACCTCATCATTTATTCTTCCGGTTTAAAAATTGCATACTGACCTAAAAAGCAGAAATTCACTTCAATAGTGTTTCGTCCAAATAAATTTAATTATTTTTATATCATGTCAAAACATTCCATATGAAAAAAATATTAACTATTGTTCTGGTTGCCTTTATCATGATGCAGTTTTTTCCTATTGATAAGACAAATCCTCCGTTGAATAAAGGGATGGATTTTATCAACATCAAAAAAACGCCTGCTGAGACGGCAAAGATCATCAGGGCGTCATGTTATGACTGTCATTCCAATGAAACCCGCTATCCCTGGTATTCGAATATTTCCCCAGCTTCATGGCTGCTCAAAAACCACATTGATGAGGGCCGTAAAGAACTGAATTTTTCAACCTTTTCGTCGTATCCTGCTAAGATACAGGCACACAAATTGCAGGAATGTATTGACATGGTGGTTAATAAGGAGATGCCTCTCGAAACTTATATCGTGGGCCACCAGGAAGCCAAACTGACGGATAAGCAGCGGAACGAGCTTGCAGCATACTTCAGAAAAATGAAAGATGATACTGAACGTAAAATAATGCTTTTAAAATAACCATCATGCAGGAGGGATTTACCAATAAATATATTGTCTTTTTCGACGGGGACTGCGGCGTATGTAATTTCTGGGTACAATGGATCCTGGAAAGGGATACCAAAGACCAGTTTATGTTTGCTTCCCTTCAATCGGAATTTGGGCAGAAATTCTTATCTGACAGAGGGCTGGATACCAAAGTTTTCAACACCATGTATCTCTGGAAGCCCAATTCTTATTATCTGATCAAGTCCAGGGCCGTATTGGAGATTGCCCGGCTATTGGGAGGAATATATCAGCTTTCCGTAGTAGGTAAGATTATTCCGAGCTTTTTAAGCGACAAACTGTACGATGTGGTTTCTAAAAACCGCATGAAACTGGCTAATCAGAAATGCTACCTTCCCACTCCTCACCAGAGGAAAAAATTCATTGAAGTTTAAATAAGATAAGATCAAAACAAAGGCTGCTTGTAAGAGAGCAGCCTTTTGGTTTATTGATTCAGGGACCATATGGAATAACTGTTGGGAGGACTCTGGATTTTCACCCACTGATATCCCTGGGTCGTGGGATACCAGCTGGAGTTTCCGGTGAAATCCTTGATCTGTTTACCGGCCCAGTTGGTCTGTATCCATCGTTCCTGCCATGAAGAGGAATTATTGATGTATACCACGAGTCCCGGGTTTCCGTTATACCCGTTCCGTCTGGCAATATATTCGTCATTATCCGTATACAGGATAGAAGTTGTTCCCGTTGCTTTATTATTGTGGATCCAGATAAGGTTATTGAGGCGCTCTTTATTCAGCCATTCTTCATAATCGCGGTAGAAGATCGTGGGATACCCTTCATGGGTAAGAATGTAGGCATAGGCGAGCATTTTGTTGTAGATGATATCCGTATCATGGTTCGCTACGAAAGTCACTGCCTTATAGGGGTTCCTTTTCCACATCATATCATCATTCAGCGCATTCAGGTTATTATTGTCAAAGGCCTCATCCATTTTGTAGTAAGCGGCAAAATCAAACACAGAGCTGTTGGCATTATTAGCCCACCATTCAAGAGTATTGACATTCGAATCCCATAATTCGCCCACAGAGAAACCGCCTACGCTGGAATTCCAGTTGTTCACTACCCAGGGCCCGAAACCTTTTACATAATCAAATCTCCATCCGTCAAATTTCATGGTATTCTTATAATATTTTGCCACAGAGTCATCCCTTCCCCAAAGCCAGTCCTGCACATACGGATTGGCATGGCAGAGGTCCGGATAACCCCCGAAAGCGCCTTCATCATTATCTCCATAGGAATTCTTATAAAAATCATTGTAATTCCTCGGGAATTTCCCTGAAGCCACTCCTGAAAAGTTCGTCCAGGTATTGTTTCCGGTGTACGGATTGTATTCGGATTGCCCGCCACTGTTGTGGTTGATAACAATATCGGCATATACCTGCATATTTTCCGCATGAGCCTTGGTAACGAGCGCTTCCAGTTCAGTTCTTGACCCGAAGCGGGTTTCCACGGTTCCGTTCTGGTTAAAATTCCCGAAATCATAATAATCGGTAGGGTCATATCCCATAGAGTACGGCCCGTTCTGAGCTTTTGAGGCCGGTGGCAGCCATACGGCACCAATTCCCGCATTGGACCAGTCGGTTAATTTCCCTTTTACGGTATCCCACCAGGTACCGCCTGCAGGCACATCCCAGTAAAACCCCTGCATCAGTACACCGCCTCCCGGTCCGG is part of the Chryseobacterium camelliae genome and encodes:
- a CDS encoding thiol-disulfide oxidoreductase DCC family protein, with the protein product MQEGFTNKYIVFFDGDCGVCNFWVQWILERDTKDQFMFASLQSEFGQKFLSDRGLDTKVFNTMYLWKPNSYYLIKSRAVLEIARLLGGIYQLSVVGKIIPSFLSDKLYDVVSKNRMKLANQKCYLPTPHQRKKFIEV
- the katG gene encoding catalase/peroxidase HPI, which encodes MEGKDLNDISKCPFHNGAMKQENVAGGGTQNRDWWPDQLRVDILRQHSSKSNPMDEDFDYAEAFKILDLEAVKKDLHELMTDSQDWWPADFGHYGPLFIRMAWHSAGTYRVGDGRGGAGAGQQRFAPLNSWPDNVSLDKARRLLWPIKQKYGKKISWADLLILTGNVALESMGFKTFGFAGGRADVWEPDQDVYWGEEKTWLGGDIRYSHGSEGVVENHGVLSADDDADGKIHSRDLEKPLAAVQMGLIYVNPEGPDGNPDPIAAAKDIRDTFGRMAMNDEETVALIAGGHTFGKTHGAGPADHVGKEPEAAGIESQGLGWESTYKSGKGPDTITSGLEVTWTETPTQWSNYFFKNLFEHDWELTKSPAGAHQWVAKNAEEIIPDAFDASKKHRPTMLTTDLSLRMDPEYEKISRHFYENPDAFADAFARAWFKLTHRDMGPRARYLGPDVPQEELIWQDPVPAVDHELVDDSDIKALKDKILNSGLSISELVSTAWASASTFRGSDKRGGANGARIRLEPQKNWEVNNPAQLQKVLGVLEYIRKEFNGAQGGNKKISIADLIVLAGSAAVEKAAAEAGHSVEVPFTAGRTDASQEQTDVESMRYLEPAADGFRNYLKKKFSVSTESLLIDKAQLLTLTAPELTVLIGGMRALGANYDGSSHGIFTQKKEVLTNDFFVNLLDMNTQWKSASQDNEVYEGRDRKTGELKWTATRADLVFGSNAELRAVAEVYAASDAHEKFIKDFVSAWVKVMNLDRFDLM
- a CDS encoding alpha-amylase → MKKSALLYYCLALGSVVSCRSNDEILPASQAEVHNKTVDVTHHDGRPFSTGNGSSTAKFVAGPGGGVLMQGFYWDVPAGGTWWDTVKGKLTDWSNAGIGAVWLPPASKAQNGPYSMGYDPTDYYDFGNFNQNGTVETRFGSRTELEALVTKAHAENMQVYADIVINHNSGGQSEYNPYTGNNTWTNFSGVASGKFPRNYNDFYKNSYGDNDEGAFGGYPDLCHANPYVQDWLWGRDDSVAKYYKNTMKFDGWRFDYVKGFGPWVVNNWNSSVGGFSVGELWDSNVNTLEWWANNANSSVFDFAAYYKMDEAFDNNNLNALNDDMMWKRNPYKAVTFVANHDTDIIYNKMLAYAYILTHEGYPTIFYRDYEEWLNKERLNNLIWIHNNKATGTTSILYTDNDEYIARRNGYNGNPGLVVYINNSSSWQERWIQTNWAGKQIKDFTGNSSWYPTTQGYQWVKIQSPPNSYSIWSLNQ
- a CDS encoding heme-binding domain-containing protein, coding for MKKILTIVLVAFIMMQFFPIDKTNPPLNKGMDFINIKKTPAETAKIIRASCYDCHSNETRYPWYSNISPASWLLKNHIDEGRKELNFSTFSSYPAKIQAHKLQECIDMVVNKEMPLETYIVGHQEAKLTDKQRNELAAYFRKMKDDTERKIMLLK